The sequence TCAGAGTCTGGGGTGATTACcctcttttcaaaaagaaaaaaaaagatattcaGAGACAATTCATAGAAACTTAATAAAGAGACCAAAATCTTTTATTTCACAACACTATTCTAGAATCTTTCTACAGGGATGTGCTAAATGAGTACGCATCAAAAACCAAGAAACTAAGAGACCTTGTCTTGCGATCAATAGCCAAGCTCTTGGAGATTGATGAGGATCACTTCGTCAACCAGATATCAAACAAGGCTTCCGGGTTTGCCAGACTCTACTACTACCCTCCATGTCCGAGACCTGACCTAGTTTTGGGCCTCAGGCCTCACTCTGATGGTAATCTCCTTACCATCCTTTTTGTCGACGACAATGTTGGTGGCTTGCAAGTTCAGAGAGATGGGAAATGGTACAATGTTCCAGCCAAGCCTCACACACTGGTGATCAACTTGGGAGACTGCCTGGAGGTAGGCACCTACACATACTAGCTAGATACGCACTTCCTCTCTTGAATGGTATATAATGATCAGTGTTATATCCTATTTCCTGAATCCTAATGCTTCATTGACTCGTATGTGAAATTTCGGTGCAGATAATGAACAACGGAATCTTTAGGAGCCCGGTTCACAGAGTGGTGACGAACACCGAGAAGGAGAGGCTTTCGCTGGCCGTGTTCTATGCCGTGGATGAAGAAACAGTGCTGGAGCCAGCGCCCGGTTTGCTGGATGACAAGCGACCACCAAGATACAGGAAAATGATGACCAAGGATTTCGTGGCTGGGCTCTATGAACATTTCCGTCAAGGGAAGAGATTCGTCGACACCCTGAAGATATAAATTATGCGTGTTGGTTTATGGAGTTGTTGCTGTGATTACCTATATGAAATAAAGAGATGGTCCTATCCTCTGTGAGTGGGGGTTTTACCGATCATTGTCATAAGCAACTCAGTTTCGGTTTATTTTTAATTGTTT comes from Triticum aestivum cultivar Chinese Spring chromosome 5B, IWGSC CS RefSeq v2.1, whole genome shotgun sequence and encodes:
- the LOC123112109 gene encoding protein SRG1 isoform X1; the encoded protein is MAASDETPMVQDLASAGVEEPPSRYLVHEQDRHGDLLAADEMPEPIPLIDLSRLMDADEADKLRAALQTWGFFLATNHGIEDSLMDAMISASREFFRQPSEEKQKCNNLVDGNGKHYQVEGYGSDKVVSEDQGLNWNDRLHLRVEPEDERNFAKWPSHPESFRDVLNEYASKTKKLRDLVLRSIAKLLEIDEDHFVNQISNKASGFARLYYYPPCPRPDLVLGLRPHSDGNLLTILFVDDNVGGLQVQRDGKWYNVPAKPHTLVINLGDCLEIMNNGIFRSPVHRVVTNTEKERLSLAVFYAVDEETVLEPAPGLLDDKRPPRYRKMMTKDFVAGLYEHFRQGKRFVDTLKI
- the LOC123112109 gene encoding protein SRG1 isoform X2, with the protein product MTNFKGGDNEMRLLRFVLRNSTSLNQLLLFTSKSDRPEWLQKDHLDTSDILETKILPLFSATNHGIEDSLMDAMISASREFFRQPSEEKQKCNNLVDGNGKHYQVEGYGSDKVVSEDQGLNWNDRLHLRVEPEDERNFAKWPSHPESFRDVLNEYASKTKKLRDLVLRSIAKLLEIDEDHFVNQISNKASGFARLYYYPPCPRPDLVLGLRPHSDGNLLTILFVDDNVGGLQVQRDGKWYNVPAKPHTLVINLGDCLEIMNNGIFRSPVHRVVTNTEKERLSLAVFYAVDEETVLEPAPGLLDDKRPPRYRKMMTKDFVAGLYEHFRQGKRFVDTLKI